The Spirochaetota bacterium genome includes a window with the following:
- a CDS encoding sialate O-acetylesterase gives MKRSNANIRLPANADVWVLAGQSNMEGCGYISRIERDPNVYCFTTHHEWTIAKDPLHDLIGSTAPVDWQLRKSMTPPDIASQGDTSIREYWKGRNKGIGAGLGIAFGGLYARETGRPVGLIAAAHGGTSLAQWSHTKKSEGLNSLYGAMLERIKLASGSLTGILWYQGESDASPESSAVYRDRFIDWVQAVRADTGKPNLPVVTVQLGCVADAGRNPYGWEKIRDIQYAMPEHLSVIAVTSAIDLHLNDTIHIDAPGLTRLGKRMARCALKLTGERKDIPLGPKFSGMSPRINDRGLGETDITFSGVTGELLPQNAVHGFSVHTPDGTAHPRTRVCVAYRQENKRNIITVRTSVPLAAGDVISYGRGLLPVCDLTDAADMPVCAFSAAIEQRG, from the coding sequence ATGAAGCGATCGAACGCGAACATACGTCTCCCGGCGAACGCCGATGTGTGGGTGCTGGCGGGGCAATCGAATATGGAAGGATGCGGATACATCTCCCGTATTGAACGCGATCCGAACGTATACTGCTTTACAACGCATCACGAGTGGACGATAGCGAAGGATCCGCTCCATGACCTTATCGGGAGTACGGCGCCTGTCGATTGGCAGCTGAGAAAGTCGATGACGCCGCCGGACATAGCCTCGCAGGGAGATACCTCGATACGCGAGTATTGGAAGGGCCGCAATAAAGGCATCGGCGCGGGGCTTGGCATTGCGTTCGGCGGTCTCTACGCGCGCGAAACGGGGCGTCCCGTCGGCCTCATTGCCGCCGCACACGGCGGTACGTCGCTCGCGCAGTGGAGCCATACCAAAAAAAGCGAAGGGCTTAACAGCCTCTACGGCGCCATGCTCGAACGCATCAAGCTCGCGAGCGGCAGCCTCACCGGCATTCTCTGGTATCAGGGCGAATCGGACGCGTCGCCGGAATCGTCGGCCGTCTATCGCGACCGGTTCATCGACTGGGTACAAGCGGTGCGCGCGGATACGGGGAAGCCGAACCTTCCTGTCGTCACCGTGCAGCTCGGCTGTGTTGCGGACGCGGGGCGTAATCCCTATGGATGGGAAAAGATACGCGATATACAGTACGCCATGCCGGAGCACCTGTCTGTCATCGCGGTGACAAGCGCCATCGATCTTCATCTCAACGACACGATACACATCGATGCACCGGGGCTCACGCGTCTGGGCAAACGCATGGCGCGCTGTGCGCTCAAGCTCACCGGCGAAAGAAAAGATATCCCCCTCGGCCCGAAATTCAGCGGCATGAGTCCACGCATCAATGACCGCGGATTGGGGGAAACGGATATCACCTTCTCAGGCGTTACGGGTGAACTGCTCCCGCAAAATGCCGTTCACGGTTTTTCCGTGCACACACCGGACGGCACGGCGCATCCTCGGACGCGCGTTTGTGTTGCGTATCGGCAGGAGAATAAAAGAAATATCATTACGGTACGAACGAGCGTTCCGCTTGCGGCAGGCGATGTCATTTCCTACGGGCGCGGTCTACTGCCCGTGTGCGATCTCACGGATGCCGCCGACATGCCGGTATGCGCTTTCTCGGCAGCAATAGAACAACGGGGGTAA
- the cysE gene encoding serine O-acetyltransferase → MYIEALDILKFIAILIGAYAAIWLIAALIFIGDIRAVFDRDPAARGFFGFFEVIFTYAGFHALVIHRIAHGLHALSIPFLPRLVSQIGRSLTGIEIHPAAKIGKRFFIDHGMGVVIGETAEVGDDVTLYQGVTLGGTGKESGKRHPTLGNNVIVGSGAKILGNITIGNHAKVGANSVVLRCIPDDCTVVGVPARVVRQNGKTVLTDNPLVDPVWDKIKVIDAEIDCLADKIGCDLNNDCAKRKARKEL, encoded by the coding sequence ATGTACATCGAAGCCTTGGATATTCTCAAGTTCATCGCCATTCTCATCGGCGCCTATGCCGCGATATGGCTTATCGCAGCGCTCATTTTCATCGGCGATATACGCGCAGTCTTCGATCGCGACCCCGCCGCCCGCGGATTCTTCGGTTTCTTCGAGGTGATATTCACCTATGCCGGTTTTCACGCCCTCGTGATACACCGCATCGCGCACGGTCTCCATGCATTGAGCATTCCGTTCCTGCCGCGCCTTGTCAGCCAGATAGGCCGCTCGCTCACCGGCATCGAGATACACCCCGCAGCGAAGATAGGAAAACGGTTCTTCATCGACCACGGCATGGGCGTTGTCATCGGCGAGACGGCGGAAGTGGGCGACGATGTAACGCTCTATCAGGGTGTTACACTCGGCGGCACCGGCAAGGAAAGCGGCAAGCGCCACCCTACCCTCGGCAATAATGTGATCGTCGGTTCCGGAGCGAAGATACTCGGCAATATAACGATCGGTAATCATGCGAAAGTCGGAGCGAACTCAGTGGTGCTCCGTTGCATCCCCGACGACTGCACGGTAGTAGGTGTACCGGCGCGCGTCGTACGTCAGAACGGCAAAACCGTACTCACCGATAATCCGCTCGTCGATCCGGTGTGGGACAAGATAAAGGTCATCGATGCGGAGATCGATTGCCTGGCGGATAAGATCGGCTGCGATCTCAACAATGACTGCGCAAAACGGAAGGCACGCAAAGAGCTATGA
- a CDS encoding zinc-binding alcohol dehydrogenase, which translates to MKSKKVVFAAPWKVEVQDEEFDAKNLPAETAALKRIYSLISAGTELACLSGGESWFKLPGVHGYTAISEVTAVGSDVKKFSVGDKVYHFGKHCLYSIASQNDIVIKIPDGIEEKYVPFTRMATIAMTALRTSEIELGDYAAVTGLGLVGNFAMQLARLQGANVIAIDPSKRRRELASACGARHTIDPLSENSKERVLAMTDTNGVNTFIEASGVPKVFIDNIGLVGKQGEAILLGSPRGDCIANVTDLLNMSHLWGNGCVTIKGAHEWRYPVANDQFVKHSIERNSRIVMDLIASKKLMVEPLHTHTVTPDTAAKAYEGLRNEKDTYIGVVIDWR; encoded by the coding sequence ATGAAGTCAAAAAAGGTAGTATTTGCTGCACCGTGGAAGGTAGAGGTACAGGATGAGGAATTCGATGCAAAAAATCTTCCCGCCGAAACGGCAGCATTGAAGCGCATCTATTCATTGATAAGCGCGGGTACCGAGCTTGCCTGTCTTTCCGGCGGCGAATCGTGGTTCAAGCTCCCCGGTGTGCACGGCTACACCGCGATAAGCGAAGTGACAGCGGTCGGGAGCGACGTTAAGAAGTTCTCCGTCGGCGATAAGGTATATCATTTCGGGAAACATTGTCTGTATTCCATCGCATCGCAGAACGACATTGTCATCAAGATACCCGATGGTATTGAAGAAAAATATGTGCCGTTCACCCGCATGGCGACGATCGCGATGACCGCTTTGCGTACGAGCGAGATAGAACTCGGGGACTACGCTGCGGTGACCGGTCTCGGCCTTGTCGGGAATTTCGCCATGCAGCTTGCGAGGCTTCAGGGCGCGAATGTCATCGCCATCGATCCGTCAAAACGCCGGCGCGAATTAGCGAGTGCTTGCGGCGCACGGCATACTATCGATCCGCTCTCGGAGAATTCGAAAGAGCGCGTACTCGCTATGACCGATACGAACGGCGTGAACACGTTCATTGAAGCGAGCGGCGTGCCGAAAGTGTTCATCGATAATATCGGTCTTGTGGGAAAACAGGGCGAAGCGATATTGCTCGGGAGTCCGCGCGGGGACTGCATTGCGAATGTGACCGATCTGCTCAACATGTCGCATCTCTGGGGGAACGGCTGCGTGACGATAAAAGGCGCGCATGAATGGCGCTATCCGGTCGCGAACGATCAATTCGTCAAGCATTCCATCGAACGCAATTCGCGTATTGTGATGGACCTTATCGCATCGAAAAAGCTCATGGTGGAGCCGCTCCATACGCATACGGTCACGCCGGATACGGCGGCGAAGGCGTACGAGGGCCTTCGCAATGAAAAGGACACCTACATCGGCGTCGTCATCGACTGGCGATAG
- a CDS encoding AraC family transcriptional regulator — protein MKNKKNRATSLSTGDCDSINTALRSMRRFREMFVIGGYTIQPQIIHVNRLTGNQRTSALHAHRTFEFSVVLDGGMTYHAGGCDIVCGPGDGIIIPADMRHGWSVSGQFAVVFGFMLFISHRGGGADTFRENTVRRNYFLGRNPSTGGVIDRIISAVRERPPYLDETVLCLSRESYLELFKTLVPEQTPSAGVNDRTTPRNDDSRNIVEAINFSIHDNMHRHIRPIEISRYVGLSLNRINTLLKDRHQLPLGQMIIDKKISFACALLSDTNQQINEIAHAIGMTDIGYFCRMFRKKKGVSPTDYRMKNRSNGAHG, from the coding sequence ATGAAAAACAAGAAAAACAGGGCGACATCCCTCTCGACCGGCGATTGCGACTCGATCAATACCGCACTGCGGTCGATGCGGCGCTTCCGCGAGATGTTCGTCATCGGCGGGTATACGATACAACCGCAGATAATACATGTCAATCGACTTACAGGGAACCAGCGCACAAGCGCTCTGCACGCGCACCGGACATTCGAATTTTCGGTCGTGCTCGACGGTGGTATGACCTATCACGCAGGCGGTTGCGACATCGTGTGCGGTCCCGGCGACGGGATCATCATCCCTGCGGATATGCGCCACGGATGGTCGGTATCGGGGCAATTCGCCGTCGTATTCGGTTTCATGCTTTTTATTTCGCATCGCGGCGGCGGCGCGGACACGTTCCGGGAGAACACTGTTCGCAGGAACTATTTTCTCGGCCGAAACCCGTCGACCGGCGGGGTGATCGATCGGATCATTTCCGCCGTGCGCGAAAGACCGCCGTATCTCGATGAAACGGTACTTTGCCTTTCACGGGAGTCGTATCTGGAACTTTTTAAAACGCTCGTTCCGGAGCAGACGCCATCGGCCGGCGTCAACGACCGAACGACGCCGCGCAACGATGATTCGCGGAACATCGTTGAGGCAATAAACTTCTCTATTCACGACAACATGCACCGTCACATCCGCCCCATCGAAATAAGCCGTTATGTCGGGTTAAGTCTCAATCGGATCAATACGCTCCTGAAAGACCGGCATCAACTCCCGCTCGGGCAGATGATAATCGATAAAAAAATATCTTTCGCCTGCGCCCTGCTCTCGGACACCAATCAGCAGATCAATGAGATCGCACACGCGATCGGCATGACCGATATCGGATACTTCTGTCGTATGTTCAGAAAAAAGAAAGGCGTATCGCCGACCGATTATCGGATGAAGAACCGCAGCAATGGGGCGCACGGTTGA
- a CDS encoding FAD-dependent oxidoreductase, which translates to MVKTGERMNVTVLMDVAEGADVVVAGGGTAGVVAAIAAARSGAKTMLIERSGYLGGMLTAGNAGITMFTKFSGNPEEHTLDLKTLAEHPEELQIAGGITMEMTERLLKTGAGIGNDNTAGSYIFTSSEDFKRMLFEMMEEANVRLRLHSWVVDCIREGDTITGVVVESKSGRQVIPARMIIDATGDGDVAVRAGAPFDVGVTKDDLCVKEGATIGVMQTMGVMFKMGNVDLTKTFDWLKLHPEYFGKQPFARFSLEEARERFEKNENATINIIRKNKTPGWFQVYNLPTPGVVTLCCPSVEGMDGCNVDDLSRAEVLIARMVGHWSEGLREIPGFERSFLLHVPEMGVRETRHIRGDYVLNLEDIYHQRKFDDCIGFGAHPIDSYPRPKWISDPETAYPPRWYFQIPFRSLIVQGSNNLLVAGRCISATHEAFGCIRPTVQCMITGEAAGNAAALCCKNNIAVRQLKHDVLRRHLIDQGVKC; encoded by the coding sequence ATGGTAAAAACAGGCGAACGGATGAATGTTACCGTACTGATGGATGTGGCCGAGGGCGCCGATGTCGTGGTCGCCGGCGGCGGAACGGCAGGGGTCGTCGCCGCCATAGCCGCCGCGCGCAGCGGAGCGAAGACCATGCTCATCGAACGCTCCGGATATCTCGGCGGCATGCTCACCGCGGGCAACGCCGGGATCACGATGTTCACTAAATTCTCGGGGAATCCGGAGGAGCACACGCTCGATCTGAAAACGCTCGCCGAACATCCTGAGGAACTTCAGATCGCCGGCGGGATCACCATGGAAATGACCGAACGGCTTTTAAAGACCGGCGCGGGCATCGGGAACGATAACACGGCGGGTAGTTATATCTTCACTTCGAGCGAAGACTTCAAGCGTATGCTCTTCGAGATGATGGAGGAGGCGAATGTGCGCCTGCGCCTGCACTCATGGGTTGTCGACTGTATCCGTGAAGGCGATACGATCACCGGCGTTGTCGTGGAATCAAAATCGGGTCGGCAGGTGATACCGGCGCGCATGATCATCGATGCCACCGGCGACGGAGATGTGGCGGTCCGGGCAGGCGCGCCCTTTGATGTCGGCGTAACGAAAGATGATCTGTGCGTCAAAGAAGGCGCGACGATAGGCGTGATGCAGACGATGGGCGTGATGTTCAAGATGGGGAACGTCGATCTTACGAAGACGTTCGATTGGCTGAAGCTCCACCCGGAATACTTCGGCAAACAGCCGTTCGCGCGCTTTTCGCTCGAGGAGGCGCGTGAGCGATTCGAAAAAAATGAAAATGCGACGATTAACATCATACGAAAAAATAAGACACCCGGGTGGTTTCAGGTGTATAATCTGCCGACGCCGGGGGTGGTCACGCTCTGTTGTCCGAGCGTAGAGGGTATGGACGGCTGCAATGTCGACGATCTGAGCCGCGCGGAAGTACTTATTGCGCGGATGGTGGGACACTGGAGCGAGGGACTGCGCGAGATCCCCGGGTTTGAAAGATCGTTCCTCCTGCACGTCCCGGAAATGGGCGTCCGCGAGACACGGCACATACGAGGCGATTATGTCCTTAACCTCGAGGATATCTATCATCAAAGGAAATTCGACGACTGCATCGGCTTCGGCGCTCATCCGATCGATTCATATCCGAGACCGAAATGGATCAGCGATCCCGAAACCGCCTACCCCCCGCGCTGGTATTTTCAGATACCGTTCCGAAGCCTAATCGTACAGGGATCGAACAATCTTCTTGTCGCAGGGCGATGCATTTCGGCTACGCATGAGGCGTTCGGCTGCATACGCCCGACAGTGCAGTGCATGATCACCGGCGAGGCGGCGGGCAACGCGGCAGCGCTCTGCTGCAAGAATAATATCGCCGTGAGACAATTGAAACACGATGTACTTCGCCGGCATTTGATCGACCAGGGAGTGAAATGCTGA
- a CDS encoding MFS transporter, with product MGILFASIYLAGVFAVLAPAFFQGMDASRVSSRSWWIRSVLAGGILLLPLIPDPALKAWLLIIILFIFLSIRAVGVSTIPSVLRAISGHRELTTMNAETQLRWYFGCLITALLAWGVLSMGARIGEETAFISLFAVGFIFNLIASQRLSGLPLTGSIAGGSLRALREAARDMMRQRSYREVVIVVLLQVPMAIAAAFQVNALKSDLGYTSEAITALTVIGLVVSVVGARALVLIGARIPVRPLLLGSHIVLLLLGSAWTWIHLFPAELRGFIAGTLFVLGTLFLAVSGIVLVALSNERLPRKNAVSYSVIYQLAGVVAAILGIAAVMGLGAIPAAIRPQGMHSYSHAFLLWTVLSLGVCIFSIVMVKGKLGLLAHDIEQVLPANLLTVFRAHDMTVHASSRPGEVRVYENVLASHVPAGERLILDALRHPETRHRAAAYRALFENPLPSSVTFIIAESEDRDSPLRGDAVNALGFLRIPAAAAALRSLAKDTDPNIRARAYKGLLRHHEPISRIRFFRCYRSIRETSHRLDMLWGLLASERLDLMWEALEYEMSISQSPSWMRTVFIVLAEMLGDKVRMIELFTAERDDPPAAFSELIAELPDTTAGAAVSEWRRCLASSGRISLPPAAKFPRALVPKDITCLIGLLHCSRLQSR from the coding sequence ATGGGCATTCTCTTCGCGTCGATCTATCTCGCCGGGGTGTTCGCCGTCCTTGCGCCCGCTTTTTTTCAGGGCATGGATGCAAGCCGGGTAAGTTCTCGCTCATGGTGGATACGTTCCGTGCTGGCGGGCGGCATCCTTCTCTTGCCGCTCATTCCCGACCCCGCACTGAAAGCATGGCTCCTTATCATCATCCTTTTCATATTCCTTTCGATACGCGCCGTCGGTGTGAGCACGATCCCGTCGGTACTGCGCGCCATATCCGGACACCGCGAGCTGACGACGATGAACGCGGAAACGCAGCTGCGCTGGTATTTCGGCTGCCTTATCACGGCGCTCCTTGCCTGGGGCGTGTTGTCAATGGGTGCGCGCATCGGCGAGGAGACCGCTTTCATCTCGCTTTTCGCCGTCGGCTTCATTTTCAATCTCATAGCATCGCAGCGCCTTTCAGGATTGCCGCTTACCGGCAGCATCGCCGGCGGGTCGCTCCGCGCTTTGCGCGAGGCAGCGCGCGATATGATGCGACAGCGCTCCTATCGCGAGGTAGTGATAGTCGTGCTTCTGCAGGTTCCCATGGCCATCGCCGCGGCATTTCAGGTCAACGCATTGAAGAGCGATCTGGGATATACCTCGGAAGCGATAACCGCGCTTACGGTGATCGGCCTTGTCGTATCGGTGGTGGGCGCCCGCGCGCTCGTGCTTATCGGCGCGCGCATACCCGTGCGGCCGCTCCTCCTCGGATCGCATATCGTGCTTTTACTCCTCGGTTCAGCATGGACGTGGATACATCTTTTCCCGGCAGAGCTCCGCGGCTTCATCGCGGGAACACTGTTCGTGCTCGGCACGCTTTTTCTTGCCGTCTCCGGCATCGTTCTCGTTGCACTCTCCAATGAACGACTGCCGCGGAAGAACGCGGTATCGTACTCGGTCATTTATCAGCTCGCCGGTGTCGTCGCCGCCATTCTCGGCATCGCCGCCGTCATGGGACTCGGTGCTATCCCCGCCGCGATACGTCCTCAGGGAATGCATTCATACAGCCATGCATTCCTGCTCTGGACCGTGCTGTCGCTCGGCGTCTGTATCTTTTCGATCGTGATGGTAAAAGGGAAACTGGGGCTGCTTGCGCACGACATCGAACAGGTACTTCCCGCGAATCTCCTCACCGTGTTCCGCGCCCACGATATGACCGTGCATGCATCGAGCCGCCCCGGGGAAGTGCGGGTCTATGAGAATGTGCTTGCATCCCATGTCCCGGCGGGGGAACGTCTCATCCTCGATGCGCTTCGTCACCCTGAGACACGTCACCGCGCCGCGGCATATCGCGCATTGTTCGAGAATCCCCTGCCCTCTTCCGTAACGTTCATCATTGCGGAATCCGAGGACCGCGACTCCCCGCTCCGCGGCGACGCTGTCAATGCGCTCGGCTTCCTGCGAATACCCGCGGCAGCAGCGGCACTCCGCTCGCTGGCAAAAGATACAGACCCGAACATCCGTGCACGAGCATACAAAGGACTTCTGCGTCATCATGAGCCGATCAGCCGTATTCGGTTTTTTCGCTGTTATCGTTCGATCAGGGAGACAAGCCATCGCCTTGACATGCTCTGGGGACTTCTCGCTTCAGAACGCCTTGACCTCATGTGGGAAGCCCTCGAATACGAGATGTCCATCTCCCAGAGTCCGTCATGGATGCGCACCGTGTTCATCGTGCTCGCGGAAATGCTCGGCGATAAAGTACGCATGATCGAGCTCTTCACCGCAGAACGCGACGACCCGCCCGCGGCATTTTCCGAGCTTATCGCTGAATTGCCGGATACGACAGCGGGTGCAGCGGTCAGCGAATGGCGCCGCTGTCTCGCTTCCTCTGGGCGCATCTCTCTCCCGCCCGCGGCAAAGTTCCCCCGCGCGCTTGTGCCGAAGGATATCACCTGCCTTATCGGCCTTCTTCACTGCAGCCGACTGCAGAGCCGGTAG